The Alistipes sp. ZOR0009 nucleotide sequence TATGCAGTACGGCAATGGTACCGCTACCAACATAAACGACCCTGCGGCCACGGTAACTACAAACCCAAAGCACCAACTGGTAACTTGCAATAGGTGGGTAATGAACACGAGTTTTAACAATGTAGGGAGCAGCATCGAAGAGCCAGCCCAGACGATCACAGCAAATCGAAAATGGCATTATTTAATGAACCCGCAATACTTAAACACGGGCGGTTCCATCGATAAGCCATGCTTCACCTTAATAGCCAGAATGGACAAGATGCCGCCCTACTTAATCGAAGTAGAAGGAGGCAGGATTGCTATTGAAATTTACGAAACGGATAGCTATTACACTCGTAAGATCAAGGAATTTATGGCCCTATACGGCATCGTTGACATTAAAATGCGAATGCTAAGGATTCACGAGTTAAAGTTGATTATGGGCTTCCCAAAAGACTACACGCTAATAGGAACACAGGCAGACAAAAAAAAATTTATTGGAAATGCTGTTGAAGTAAGAATGTCACGGGCGCTTTGTAAAGCTACTGTCTTGGGCATCCTCAAAGGAATTAAATCAGCCGAAATTGCGGCATAAAATATCTATTCAAATGAAAATCTACATTTCAGGTAAAATGGCAGGAATGAGCGAGAAAGAGTCTCGCAACCTTTTCCTTCGTGCCTGTATATTAATTGAATCCGTAAATCACAACCCGATTAATCCTTGGGTTGTTAATGACAAACTACAAGGTGCCTCGTATGAAGATAAGATGAAAGAAGATCTTCGTATTATTAAAGAGGAGGCGGACGCTATCTTCATGCTCAAAAACTGGAATATGTCTCTTGGAGCACAGCGTGAATACGATGAAGCAATTATAAAAGGAATTCCGATTTACTATGAGAGTGATCCTTCTATTTTCCTTTTTGACATGACCTTTCCAAAAGTTAATCCTGTAAACCAGTAAAACAATGAAAAATTTATCACCGCTCAACAAGAATTGTACTAAAGGCAAAATATCTGCCAAATACATTTTGTATTCTAAATTTATTACCCTTTCAGTCATTGTTATTTTTATTCTTGCGCTAATCGCAAATAACTATGTAGCTCCATTAGGAAATTTATTCTTTCAAATTATCCTAGTGTCTTTAGGTGTTTCGTTCCTAAACGTTACACTATGTGTTATTTACAACCAAAACTCACTACTATCATTTGCAATTCTTTTACTCTCTTTGTTTATTCTTCTTACTGACATTAAAACCTCCAATATAAATTTATACCAATGGATCTGCTTAGCCAAAACAGCCCTTGGAGTGATTGGGGTATTCTATTCTTCAATTAAATTAACACTGGCATTCATAAAGAGCCTTTTTAATAACGGCAAATTGGGAGAAGCATCAAACACAGAGCCAGAACCCAATTCGTAATTTTATTTGTTAAAACCAACACTAAAGTATCGAATACGCTATTTATTGTATTTTTTTTAGTATATTTGAATATAGAAAAAAGAAAAAATGCGACCTCGAAAAAATGAATACTACACGGAACACAATGGTGATATTATACTCATTGAGAAATTAGAAGGGAGTATGTACAAAATCATTGGATATGGACCCGAAAGACGGATTATTCGAGTTAAATGTGAGGTGTTCAAAAATAAAAAGGATTGCACAAACTACTTTAAATAGTTGAATAATAACGATTAAAAAGCATTACCATGAAAAC carries:
- a CDS encoding DUF4406 domain-containing protein, whose amino-acid sequence is MKIYISGKMAGMSEKESRNLFLRACILIESVNHNPINPWVVNDKLQGASYEDKMKEDLRIIKEEADAIFMLKNWNMSLGAQREYDEAIIKGIPIYYESDPSIFLFDMTFPKVNPVNQ